TTTTTATTAACGCTGCAAAGATATTACATTCTGATAACATTTCGGTACACAAAACGATATTTTTGGGGTAATTATTATTCTTTTTTGATTTAAGTCAAAAAGATGAATCATTTGCACTAGCTTTTGCACGAAAATCAGCATTTGAATAAACCATCTGCACCCCCATCCGTCTATAAATCGTGCAGGGTAATTAGAAGGGATGCTGATGATGAACAGAGGATGAATAGGAAAAATAGGAAAGCTGGAAGAGAAAAAAAGGGGATTTCTCTTTGTTATTTCCCAAAAAATGCCGAACTTTGCACCCGAAAGCGTGAATATCGATATAAGATTTGGTATAAGAATAAGATAATATAGAAAGTAAAAGGAAAATAAAATGAAAAAGGTAATTCTGACGGCTGCCCTCGTGCTCGCATGCACAGTAGGCAGCAATGCTAGCGCCATGAACGAGGCAGCGCTCAATGCCTCTAAATCGGAGTTGATGCCAGTGAAGAAGACTACAAAGAAATCAACCAAGAAATCTTCTTCAAAGAAATCAACCAAGAAATCTTCTTCAAAGAAACCAACCAAGAAATCTTCTTCAAAGAAATCAACCACCAAGACTACCAAGAAGTCAACCACCAAGACTTCTACCAAGAAATCTACATCCACTTCTGTAGATGCAACCACTGGTGCTACTTCTTCGGCCACTGCTGCCACTGCTGCTACCACCACATCTATTGGTAGCATCATCAGTGGCCTCTTGAACAATGTAATCGGTTCGGGCACATTTTCAAAGGAAGATCTCTGCGCTCATACCTGGAAGTACAGCAAGCCAGGATGCGCCTTCACTTCAGAGAACCTGCTGGCAAAGGCGGGTGGCGAGATTGCTGCCAACAAGGTAGAGGAGAAGTTGAGCACCTATTATAATAAGTTTGGCTTCAACAGTTCAAACACCCAGTTCACCTTCACCACCGACGGCAACTTCTCTGCGCAGATTGACGGCAAGCCATGGCAGGGCACCTATACCTTTGATGAGAAGACTCATGCCATCCATCTGAAGGGCCTTCTGCTGAGTGCTTCGGGTTATGCCACCAAGACCACCAATGGCATCAGCCTTCTCTTCGACCAGAAGAAGCTTCTCAACCTCATCAAGATGCTCAGCGCCTTCAAGGGCAGCTCTACTCTCAGCGCAGTGGGTACCATCGCCAACAGCTACGATGGCATGCGTGTAGGTTTTGAAATGACTAAGTAATGCATACTCCCTTGCTGCGGATTTCAAATCCGCAGAGCCTAAATAGGTTAGGACATTTTTTAACGCCGGGTTTCAAATCCGGCGAGCGCCTAGCGGATTAAAAAAGGGTGCGTCATGAAACGCTGACACGCTTCGGGATATAAAAATTCCCCCATACGCAAATGAGTGTATGGGGGATTTTTTTATATAATCATATTACCAACTTTTTACTTGAATGGCATGAACCAGTTGTTCGGATCACTCAAGTCGAGCACTGAGTTCTTGAACTTCAGCTTATCACGAAGCCAGAGAGAACCATAGTTGCTGCCCCAAGGATTATCATTGTTCTTGTGACGGGCGATGCGGCAAAGGTCGCTGAAGCGGCTGCCCTCAAAGGCAAGCTCCAATGCCATCTCGTCGCAGAGAAGGTCTTCTACGGCATCCTGCTCAATCTTCAAGCTATCTGATGCTGTGGCGTTCACAGGATAACTCTTGCCTAATTCAGCCAACTTCTTATCAATCTCTGTGCGATACTTGTAGAGCGACTGGTTACCCTGGGTCATACCGGCACCACGGGCATGCAGTGGCTGGCTACCTATGCTGTATTCCCTAGATTCGTCCTCATCGTTGAACACTACTCGGTTCTCAGCCGTCAGGAAAGGAACGGTGGTCTTCAGGAACTCGATACCTTCCTGGGTCATATAGGTGGTATCCTGCTCCAACTTGTGGTTCCAGCCATCCTTCAGCAAGGCGAATGCCACGTCAGGATGTCCCATGCGGTTGATTGCCTCGGCAAGTTTCAGATAAACACCAGAGGTGCGATAGAGCGGAATGTTCGCATTCTCATATTTCATGATAATGTTAACCAAATCTGTCTTCTTATCCGATCTCACACGGTTGTAAGAACTGTGATAACGCATATCTCCCACAGAAGCGTAGGCGTAAACAGCGTTCTTACCGCTACCCACTCTGTAATAGAAGTTCTGACTGTTAGACAGAGCGAGGTATGAATCAGATGCTACCAGGGCAGATTCAACGTTGTAGCGATAACCGTCTGCCGCAGTGTAGTAGTTGTAACCAAACAAACCAGGCAGGGCAGTAATCTCACCACGCAACTTGTTGGTTGCCATAGCCACGAAGGTGATGGTTTCCGCATCTTGGCTGTAGGTAGTTGACCAGTCGCCGTTTGAAACAAAC
The Segatella copri DNA segment above includes these coding regions:
- a CDS encoding DUF4923 family protein; translation: MKKVILTAALVLACTVGSNASAMNEAALNASKSELMPVKKTTKKSTKKSSSKKSTKKSSSKKPTKKSSSKKSTTKTTKKSTTKTSTKKSTSTSVDATTGATSSATAATAATTTSIGSIISGLLNNVIGSGTFSKEDLCAHTWKYSKPGCAFTSENLLAKAGGEIAANKVEEKLSTYYNKFGFNSSNTQFTFTTDGNFSAQIDGKPWQGTYTFDEKTHAIHLKGLLLSASGYATKTTNGISLLFDQKKLLNLIKMLSAFKGSSTLSAVGTIANSYDGMRVGFEMTK
- a CDS encoding RagB/SusD family nutrient uptake outer membrane protein — translated: MKIKYFIAATLAAITFSSCSDMFDDGSNRYVYNPELNEKVDSMFYINGILKGVQQAIDQNVLVNELRGDLVSPTSHASTDLQRLAAFDYADGNKYDSAYVYYRIINNCNYYVAHRDTTLATGSSLVAMKEYAEAKAIRAWAYLQLVRNYGNVPFYTHPLTDISSVEGAANLEKKDLNGIVAALAPDLEQYVNLPVPSWKEFDLGMSDAGEQKKVTTSQMMIPVRLILADLYLESGNYAKAAEHYFNYLKQNKERLRSYLADWANYPTYSDLPTSMRNGQSWFVSNGDWSTTYSQDAETITFVAMATNKLRGEITALPGLFGYNYYTAADGYRYNVESALVASDSYLALSNSQNFYYRVGSGKNAVYAYASVGDMRYHSSYNRVRSDKKTDLVNIIMKYENANIPLYRTSGVYLKLAEAINRMGHPDVAFALLKDGWNHKLEQDTTYMTQEGIEFLKTTVPFLTAENRVVFNDEDESREYSIGSQPLHARGAGMTQGNQSLYKYRTEIDKKLAELGKSYPVNATASDSLKIEQDAVEDLLCDEMALELAFEGSRFSDLCRIARHKNNDNPWGSNYGSLWLRDKLKFKNSVLDLSDPNNWFMPFK